Genomic segment of Rhodospirillales bacterium:
TGCCGACGCGTCGCGCGGGCGAATCCCCGCGCGCGAAATCATGGTATCGCTCGGCCATTGTCTGGAGCGACCAATCCGCAGCCGCGCCGCATTTCGCGCAACTCGACGAAGACGATTTCGCCGACGAAATCGCCCGGCGCGCGGGCGATTTTCTGGGGCGCATCCGCCTCGATTCGCCCATCTGGACCTATCCGTTGCGGGTGCAGTTCGCGCACCGCATGGTCGCCGCCCGGTTGGTGCTGGCCGGCGACGCGGCGCACGCCATGCACCCGGTGGCGGGCCAGGGATTCAACATGGGCTTGCGCGACGCCGCCGCCTTGGCCGACGTACTGGGCGAAGCCAAGGGCCTCGGCCTCGATCTCGGCGCGCCGGAAGTTCTCGAAAAATACGGTCGTTGGCGACGCTTCGACAACGGCCTGATGCTCGCCATGACCGACGGCATCGTGCGGCTCTTTTCCAACGACGTGGCGCCGCTCAGGCGCTTGCGCGGCTTCGGCCTTTCCACGGTCAACCGGATTGCGCCGCTCAGAAAACTGTTCGCGCGCCACGCCATGGGCGTTGTCGGCGACCTGCCGCAATTGATGCGGGGGGCATGAGATGATTATGTGGCGCGACCAGATGTCGGTGGACGGCGGAATCATCGATTCCGATCATCGTCACCTGATCGAGATCATCAACAGGTTCGAAGAACGCGCGAACGGGGAGGCGACCGAGGACGAGTTGATCGAAATCCTTTACGCCCTCAAGTTCTACGCCTCGACCCATTTCAAGCGGGAAGAGGCCCTGCAGCGGCTGACGCATTACCCCTACCACGACCGGCATTGCCAGGAGCACAAGGAGCTGGTCGCCCGGCTCGAGGCCATCATCGCGGATACGCGAAAGGCCCTGGCGGGCAACACAAAAATGGCGGTGGCCGAAACCGGCGCTCTGCTCAAATCCTGGTTGGTCGACCACGTGATCGGATCGGACCTGAAGATGTCCACTTACATCCATGCCGCCCGAAAAGCGGGCGAGGCGATGGAACTTCTGGGCGACGTTTACTGGGACGGATCGAAATAGCTCCCGCGTCCCCTTGCGGGTTGCGGCGACCTGCCGCGACTGATGCGGGCGGTTACAGAATCATCGGAACGACTAACATGATCCCGGAAACCAGCAGCAGAATGAGCACCATTTTGCGGAAAGCGGCCTCGTCGAGCTTGCCGTAGACCCTCCAGCCAAGCGCCGTTCCGAGAGCCAGGATCGGCAGGCCGTAAACAAAAAGCCGGACCGTCTCGGCGTCAATCGCGCCGATGCCCCCGAACCATAGGATCGCCATCACGAACGTCGCGACCGCCGTCGGCTGGAATACCGCGCGCTGCTCATCGCGCGGCCAGCCGCGCAGGCCGCACCAGATCGTCGGCACCACGCCGCCGAGCCCGG
This window contains:
- a CDS encoding bacteriohemerythrin, which codes for MIMWRDQMSVDGGIIDSDHRHLIEIINRFEERANGEATEDELIEILYALKFYASTHFKREEALQRLTHYPYHDRHCQEHKELVARLEAIIADTRKALAGNTKMAVAETGALLKSWLVDHVIGSDLKMSTYIHAARKAGEAMELLGDVYWDGSK
- a CDS encoding 2-octaprenyl-6-methoxyphenyl hydroxylase gives rise to the protein PTRRAGESPRAKSWYRSAIVWSDQSAAAPHFAQLDEDDFADEIARRAGDFLGRIRLDSPIWTYPLRVQFAHRMVAARLVLAGDAAHAMHPVAGQGFNMGLRDAAALADVLGEAKGLGLDLGAPEVLEKYGRWRRFDNGLMLAMTDGIVRLFSNDVAPLRRLRGFGLSTVNRIAPLRKLFARHAMGVVGDLPQLMRGA